The genomic region ATATGGCGGCTCTTTTGATAACCGGATTCGTCTGTTAAGGGAAGTAATCGAAGCTGTTAAATCGGTCTGGCCTTCAGAAAATCCTCTCTTTGTAAGAATCTCATCTACCGACTGGACAGATGGAGGCTGGACTGTAGAAGAGAGTGTTAAACTTGCCTCAGTTCTTAAAAAGGCAGGGGTGGATCTGATAGACTGCTCTTCGGGCGGCAATGTTCATAATGCCAAAATACCTGCCGGGCCAGGGTTTCAGGTACCTTTCTCAGATGCTGTAAGGAAAACAGGGATACTTACTTCTGCCGTTGGTTTAATAACCTCAACCGGACAGGCAGAATCAATACTACAGGAGGAAAAGGCAGATCTGATTCTGTTAGGCAGGGAGTTGCTTAGAAATCCCTATTTCCCGCTTCGTGCAGCAAAAGAACTGAATGAAGACATTAAATGGCCAACACAATATCTCAGATCAAAATAAGCCGATCAGAGACATTGCATAATTTCCTGATAATATAGAACTTTCGTTTTCCCTGCAGGATTTTTACTTAACATTATCATAGCTTTTGCCAGCTTATCTGTTGGCATACTCCTGTATTTCTTTGACGATCCAATAAGTACCAGGTCTATAACTTTCATTACTCCGGATGCAATTTTTTCTGCCAGTCTGAATTCTTTACGGTCACCAACCAGTAAGCTGGGTCTGAAGTGAAATACAGAATCCGGGAAATACTTTTCTGTGCCGACTTCCATTTCTGCTTTTGTTTTTAAATAGAAGTTGCCTTTCAGGCTCGCCCCTACACTTGATACATTTACCATAAGCTTTACCCCGTTACCGGAGGCAAGTCTGGCAAACGATATTGGCAGATCACGGTCTATCCGCTGCTGTTCTTCCTTGCTGCCTGCCTGTTTTATTGTTGTGCCTATGGCATTGAAAAGAATATCCCCCTGAACTTCCGGACCCAGAGAATCTATATCTTTCATTGGACTAACAATTTCCTTCAGTTTGGGACTGCTGATTCCGGTAGTTTTTCTCACAAAAATCCTCACTTCCGAAAAATCGTTGTCCCTGAGAAGTTCGTTGAGAATCTGATTCCCAACCAGTCCTGTTGCACCTATTATAATTGCTTTCATATTTTATGATCTGATCATTTGCCTTTTTTGGGATCTGCAGTAGAAATTAATATCACCCCATTGGATCCTCTTGATCCGTAAATAGATGCTGCCGAACCCTTTAGGATTTCAATTGATCTTATTATCTGAGGAGCAAGATCATCTATACTGTTTACAGGAACTCCATCAACAACAAAAAGTGGTTCATTGCTTGCCAGCTGCGATGCTGCCGCCCTTATTCTGATGCTTTTTCCATCAACCACCACCCCTGGAATTTCTCCTCTGAACAGATCATAAATTGAGTTATAGGATGCATATCTCTCCCGCCTTGCATCTATTTTGCTTACAGGAGTAGTCAGGTTTTTTCTTTTTTCTGTTCCGTATCCGATATTAACCTCTTCTTCACCGGACTTATCTTTCTGTCCGGGTATTTGTTTAACAACAGAGGTGTCGAGTGTGAAATTGATAACAGCCCGTCCGGCAATCAATTCTTCAATTTTAGCCGGGGAATTGGTTAATATACCTATTTTCTTTGCCGCAACTGTTGCTTTGATTTTGTATTTCCCTTTATTATCTGTTATCCGGTTGGTTTTTACACCATCAATCATCATTACAGCACCGGAAACCGGATGCTGATTTATATCTGACACCACTCCTGTAATGGTAATCTTCTGGCTCTTTTCCTGACCGATAACCAGGTTGTTTATTATTAAGGCAAACAGAAATAAGAATAGAATTTTGGAGCTCATTTGCTTATGGATTATTTGTAATCCACTAAGATACTGAGAATCTCCAAGGAAACCGGCAGACTATTCTGAAATTAACAAAAAACTGTTCAGGGTGTCGTCTTAATCTGAAACTTTATCGGAACAGTAAACCACACAGGCACAGGGACTCCTCCCTGCTTCCCGGGCCTGAATGTCGGAAGCGTTTTTACTACTCTTATAGCTTCAGCATCAAGATCAGGATCAACAGGTCTGAGAATACTTACCTGATCAATTCCCCCCTTGGAGGTTACACAAAACTTCACGATTACCGTCCCCTGGATATTGTTTTCCTGAGGAACCGCCGGATACCGTGTATTATCTGCGATGTACTTCAGAAGTCCGGAGTTTCCTCCGGGAGGTTCCGGCATCTCTTCAACAACAGTAAATGGTGCCGGTTCAGGTTCTGCTTCCGCTACTTCCTCTTTAACCTCAGTTTGTATTTCGATCACCTCTTCATTTTTTACTTCAATCTGTGCCTCATCTGCTGTCATAAGCTGCACATTATCCTCAGGTTTAACAGTGTCGACAACAACAGGAGGAACATATTTCACCTGCTGAACCGTTTCCACGGGAGGCGGCGGAGTTGGTGGCGGGGCAACAACTTCATTTGGCTGATCGAGATTCTCAATCCTGATCTCAACAACTCTCTCTGCCCTTCTGGTTCTGTCTTCCAGTGCTTTAGCATTCAGATATGGCACAATTACTGCTGTTGCAATAATTACACATCCTACAAACAAAGAGATTAATACGTTCCGGTTATAGTTCTTACGCAGCAGATATGCCCCGTAATTTTTGTTCCTGATTTCAAAAACGATTTCGTCAAATGCAGGAATTCTTTTCAAGTCTCTTTCCATGGCTGCTGAATTAGAGTGAATACTTGAATTTCTTTATTAATGTCTCCTAATACATTTAAACATTAATCATACCAAAGATACAACGAATTGTTTAGTTATACAACTAATTTCTTAATTATTTTATTTGCTTTTGTATATAGTTCCTGCTGAATGCGGGGGATCCTGAGCGCCAGCGAGGAATCTCCTTCGTCAATTCTAATATTTAACCTGAAAATGTTCCTTGTTTTATCAAATTATATGGATAAATTTATTCCGGTTATTTATTTTACCTAATCTCAAAATCAATACACATGAAAAACCTTCTTTTCGGATTGGCTGGCCTGCTAATGCTTGTTTCGTGCAATGGTGGTGTTAAAAAAGATGCCGCAAATAATGACTGTGCATATAATAAGGATTCCATGATTGTTGTTATGCGCTTTGAACGCAAAGTTAAGCCCGAGAATGTGGCATTGCTCAAACAATCATTCGACGCCTGCAAGGCAGAAGTCCTGGCAAAAGAGCCCGGATGCCTCGATTATTCACTGTTTCAGTCATATACCGACAGCACGTTGTTTTGCCTCACTGAGGCATGGGCAAATAAAGGTGCCCATAATGCACATATGCAGTTGGAGCACACCAAAAAACATATCGCTGAAATCCAGGGTATCAACGATCCTGCTTTTAAATCAACAACAAGCTATACCTACTGGGTTTGTCCGGGGGCTAATGAAAAAAAGTAGCAGATTAAATTGTGGATTAATTTAAAGGGGCGGCTCTCCAGCCGCCCCCTATCACCTGCTAACGATAAACTAAAAAGACAGACCTGTTTTAGACTATTATTTCCTGGCAGAATCAATTTTTGATTTTATGTCAGTATATTTCTGACCAAGAGCAGGATCTTTCGCTTTAAGTCTGTAATAAAGCTCCTGCAGACGACTCATTGTTTCAATATCATCCGGCTTAAGCTCGTTTGCCTTTTCCATAAATGGAAGGGCCCTGGCATAAACTGTGTTTAACTCTTCAACAGCTTCATTGTATTTCTTAATATCTAATATATCGTTTGCTTTGGTGTTCATTTCGGCAGCCTTGTTAATATATGCAATCCCAAGAGCATATTGTGTATCATAATAATCTGACTTAATATCAATTGACCTGCTTAGATCTGCAATGGCTTCATCATACTTATTCTGATTCAGATATATTATCCCTGATGCCAGATAAAGACTGAAATTCTTCTGATCATTTTCTTTCGCTACCTTAATATACTTCAGAGCTTCTTCATTCTTATTGCTCTTAATGTAGAGATCTATTAATTGAAGATATATGTCTTTATCGTCTGGAAACTTTGTTGTGAGGTTTTTAAGAATAGACTCTGCTTTTAGTGTATCACCAAGCTCCATATAACATGCCTGGATTTCAAAGTAGGGTCTAACACCAAGATATTTCATCTCTGTACATTTTTCATAGTACTTTATTGCTTCACTGTACTTCTTTGAATTAACAGCTGCCAGTCCGGCATTATAATACATGCCGGTATCAACAGTGCCTGCATACTTATCACTTTCTGTAATCTTAATCTGAGTCTCAAAAGATTTGAGCGCACCTTCAAATTCTTTGTTTTCAAACCTTGCACTCCCCTGATTATAAAGATTTACAGCCAGAGAGTTATAAATCAGATTTGTTATAATCTTCTTTTTCATCGTCCCTTTGGGATCGAGTTCCACTGCTTTCTCATATGAAATATATGCTTCCTCAAGCGGATCAGAATACAATGATTTGAAATCAGGATTTTCAGAATCGAAAACAGCCTGACAAAGCTTTCCCTTCGCAAAATAGGTATTGGGCCAGTTTCTGGTGCTTTCATTTTGAAGTGACTGATCTATTGCCTCCTTCGCCTTATCGAGCATCCCCTGATCAGTATAGCTAATTGCACTTGTGACTTTTCCTTTCTGCGACAGGGCTGAAAGTGAAAATGTTAAAAACATTAAAAAAATCAATCCTTTTTTCATCTTACCACTTTTATTACTTGAGTGTATAGATAAGTGTAATTACAAATTCCATGTCTTTATCCAACCAATCAGGTATTTCATTAACAGAAAGCATGTTGGCAACCCGAACTGATTCTTGCTGCAGAGCAATCAGACCATTTCCGGTGGATTTCACAGGAGAAAAGCCGGGTCTGATCTCATTTGGTCCTGGAGAAGATGATTTATATCCGACAATTACAACTTCAGGAAGAAAAGGTGCCTTGATTCCGGTTTTTTCTGTAAAAGCCTTACATTCCTTGTCAATGCCTCCTTTTTTGAGTTTCACCACTACATATACTCTTCCGGTATCAGAAGCACTTTTTGCTTCCTGCGGGTAACCTGTATTCATACCCAAAAACTTTAAAATCTCAACTTCAGAAGTGTTAAGAAAAAGCTTCTCTGATGAAGATTGGTTAGAACCTACCAGAACATTGTCGAGACTAAAATTTACGGGGACCATGTACCAGACATAAACCGGCTTACCTCCCTGCATGCCTGGTTTGAACCCCCTGATTGTTGAGACAACCCTGACTGCTTCAGCATCAAGTAATGGATGAGCTCCCTTAAGAATTGATAATCCTTCAACATTTCCCTCAGGATTAACAATAAACCTAATAATAGCTCTTCCTTCAATTCTTTCAGCTTTTGCGGTTTCGGGATATTTGGTATTGTTTTTAATAAAATTAAGTAGTTCGGCATCTCCTCCTGGATACTTAGGCATTTGTTCTGCAACTATAAATGGTGATTCATTCAATATTTGATCAGGAAGTTTGAAATGAAGTTGAAGACCCTTAGAATATGGCTCGTCGACATTTTTATTCTTTGGACTATCCCATTTAGGGGAAGATTGAACAACTCTGATTATTTCATTCATCAATATGGGATCAACTATTCCCGCATTAGGAAAAACATTACTAACAGTACCATCTAGTTCAATCCTGAAACTTACAGAGACCCATCCTTCAATTTTCTTTTCCTTTGCCTCCTCAGGATAAATGGCATGAGCCGTCACCCACTCAGAAAAAGTGTTGGCATGCTGATTCTGGAATGTAGGATAATCATCAGGAGACAACCTTGGGAAAGGTGGCTTAAGTCCCATTTCCAGAGCTTTTACTCTGCTTATGATTTCATAAACTCCATTTGCTCCCTTTTCACCATACTTATCAGTTGCTTCCTTTCCTGAAATCATCTTACTAATTCCCATATTATAACCAAGATCTTTTATGGCATCTGTTATGTTTTTATCACTAATTTTCCCATCAATCACAACAGGCCTTTCTGGTCCCTGAGAAAAAGCAGGAGCGGATTTAACTTCTTCCATAGCAATCCTTGTTTCAGAGTCCTTCTCCATTTTCACTGACATTTCTATATTAAAATCAGGTTTTAATGTTCTGCTCTTATACCCTCGGCAAGTAAATATCAGTGATGCATCAGCCGGCACCTTCATTATTGAGAAACGTCCATCATTACCTGTTGTTGCTATGAAAGCATTTCCTTCTGTGCCGGTATTCATAATATATACTCCGGGAAGAGGGCTGCCATCATCCTTGAGAACAATTCCCTTCACCTCTTTCTGAATAATACCGGCTGACTGGTAAATAATCAAAGGTTCCATTTCAGTTTCAACACTTTTATATTCCGGCGTTGCAAAAGCATAAACTAAAAATGCCATTATTGGCAGAATGATGAAAGTCTTCATCATTGCATATTTTCGGGTTGGATTTTTGTTTATCATAATTATTCGGCTTTTTATCAGACTGTTGAAACTGTGTGCAAGCGAGATATTTTTAAATCCCGACTGAAAATTAAGTAGTCTGTATTGATATTCTTTTACACCTTTCATATTGATTAGAGTAACTTTGTCGGCCAGGTATTCGTGATTCAGAACTATCGAACGCCTTATTAACCAGATAAATGGATTAAACCATTGAAATGCTATAAAAAACTCACATAAAAGCAGGTCAAATGTGTGCCCCTGTCTGATGTGAGCGAACTCATGATCAAGAAGGTCCTTATAATTCCCGGTTTTATAATCTTCAGAAGGAATAACTGCATAAGGGAAGAATGAGAAAGGAGGTACGTGGTTATCAGAAATTACAATTTTCGGGAATTGATTGTTCTCAATTCTTGCCCCTCTTATTATTTTGTATGTGCTTATCAAACTGATAATTATTCTAATAAACAGAACTCCGGCAATTGTAAAATAGATCAGTGTAAATAATCTGTTGTAATCGAATGAATTAACGGATGCAGACAATGTTGTTCCAAGACCAGAATCTGAAAGAAAGAAACTATCAGATGGGATAACTGTTTCTGACACAGTGGGAATATTAACTGAAACAGGGATTTTAATTACAGGAAAGAAAGCCGGCAGTATCAGCATCATTATCAGCAAAATCCTGTTTCTAAGGTAAAATGTGTCCTTTGAGAAAAACAGGAGATAACACAGGTATAACATCGTTGTCCCGGCTGATACCTTGAGAAAATATAAAAGTAGGTTATTCATCTTTTTTCCCTTTCACTATGATTTGGATTAACTTTTTCAGATCATCGGCACTTAACTTTTTCTCGTCTACAAGAAAAGACACAACATTTTTATAGGATGATCCAAAATAATCAGTAACGACATCTTTCATAAACTTCTTCCTGTATTCTTCCTTTTTTACAAGCGGAAAATACTCATGATTCTTCCCATAAGCCTTATGGTCAACATATCCCTTTTCTTCCAGTCCCCTTATGACTGTTGAGAAAGTTGTATAAAGAGGCCTGGGATCAGGATGCAGTTCAATTAGCTCCTTTATGAATCCCTTCTTTGCTTTCCAGAGGATTTTCATCGCCTCCTCTTCTTTTCTTGTAAGTCGTTTCATATCTGTAACTATTTTTTCAAAGATATAACTGTTTTTTTAGATTTACAACTATATATTTAATTATATTACTGAAAAAAGCGTTTTAGGCAGCCTTGTACTGTATTTTTTATGACTTTGTTATTTGAATATCAGATCAATATCCCAATCAACAGCACATCATCAACCTGAACGTGGTCGCCGCGCCACTCTTCAAAATAGTTGTTAAGGATGATTTTCTGTTCGTCCATGGGCTTTTTATGGTGCTGCAAGAGTAGTTCCTGAAACTGTCTGTACATCAGCTTTTTGCCACCTTTGCCCCCGAACTGATCGGCATAGCCGTCGGAAAACATGTAAATCCGGTCGCCCTTCTTAAGGTCTGAATTATTGTTTGTAAAAAGATTTTGAACAGATGAGTAGATCCCGATCGGCATCTTGTCTGCAGGAATTTTAATAAGGTTTCCATCCCTTATCAGATAGAGAGGATTATTTGCTCCTGCAAATTCAAGTGTCCCGGCTTTCCTGTTGATTATACAAAGAGAAATGTCCATGCCATCTCTCATTTCATATGTGTTGCCTCTTTGCCTGAGCTTATGGATTACCAGCTCCCTTAGTTTATCTAAAACCTCCGACGCCTTCTTAAATTCGTATGTGCTGAATATGTCATCCAGAAAAGTCAGTCCCAGCATCGACATAAAAGCACCCGGTACACCATGACCGGTACAGTCTGCTGCAACGATAATAACTGTATCCTTTTTACTCATACCCCAGTAAAAATCACCGCTTACTACTGCCTTGGGCTTGTAAAGTATGAAATTTGACATCCCCCATTCCTTCATAAAATCAGGCGGCTGTAATACTGCCTGCTGAATCATTGCTGCATAATTTATACTGTCGTTAATCGCTGTACTGTGCTGTTCAATTATCTCTTTCTGCTGAAGTATCTTCCTGCTGTTTTCCTGGAGTTTGTGATTCTGATCATTGAGAATCTGGTTTTTAATATAAAGACGGTCTTCGTACCTGAAGTTTACTTTCCTGAGATGGTATATGCTGACATTCATAAAGAAAAATACCATAACATGGGCCAGCTTATCAATAAAGAAATACTCCCTGATATGTTTGGTAATCGGCAGGTCGACTTTGCCAAAATTTAATGCCAGAAAGTCAATGCTGAATACCATCAGAAAATAAAATGACATAGAAGACCAGTAGAAATATTTTTCTTTTTCCGAATTTATTACCAGCTGCGGAATTATGGAGGCTGCAATCATAACATATGCGTTGTATAAATACCCCTCTTCCTCTACATATCCCGATATAATTGGTATTATAATAAAAATCATTGGCGCCAGAAAGATAAGCGAGATCTTGCTTAACTGGTTTTGTTTAAACCTTGCCAGCAGGAGGTTTATTATGCTCAGAATCAGTGTATACCAGATCCTCATATGTCCCAGAGTAACCGGACGATCCTCTAACTTCAGTCTGGTTAGCAGAACCAAACCAAGGATAGTCATTGTCGAAGCCAGAATAAAATTGATCTGATTGCTTAAAACATAGGCTCTCGTTTGCGGCTGGTTGTCTCTTGAATCCAATCCAAGGTTCGAAATGTTTTTCCAGGTGTTTCTTAAGAAGATCTTGCTGTGGGTAAAAGGGCCATGACCATTTGTAGTATCCATAAAAGCCAATTTTTAAAATTGTCTTCCTATTTATCTAAAATGCATTGGTGAATTCTAACAGTTAAATCACTTCTCCCCTTATTAGAATTCCTGAGATTTAATTTTGCTATGATAAATTTACTAAACAGTCTGATATTAAGCAAATAAATGTTACGTGTCGTCCTGGTCTTACATCTTTTTCTGAAGCGATAATCTCCTGAGAGGTCTGTTTATCTTTGCTGTTGTAACGACTACTGCAAGGGTCATGATTCCGCCAAAAACCACCGATGGCACCAACCCCATAATTTTGGCAGTTACACCCGATTCGAAAGCCCCAAGTTCATTGGAGGAACCGATGAAGATGCTGTTTACTGATGCAACTCTTCCTCTCATCTCATCAGGTGTAAACAACTGAAGAATAGTTCCTCTGATAACTACACTAACACTGTCAAAGGCTCCGCTGAGAACCAGAAGGATCCCTGATAATATAAAACTCTTTGAAAGGGCAAAGCCAATCATACTAAGCCCAAACCCGGTAACAGCAATGAAAAGCATTTTTCCCGAATGCTTCATTGGCGGACGAAACATCAGAACGAATGCCATTATAGTTGCCCCTATTGACGGACAGGCTCTCAGCAATCCAAGCCCCTGGGGCCCGACAAACAATACATCCGACGCAAAAACAGGAAGTAATGCCACAGCCCCTCCGAATAAAACAGCAAACATATCGAGGGTGAATGCCCCAAGTAGTTCTGGTGTCTTAAACACGAAATCTATGCCGCTTCTTATTCTGGTAAAAACTCCTTCTGCTGTCCCGACAACCTGATGTATGCCAGTTTTAACAAACATGATCATAAAAAAGGCCAGCGTATATAAGCTTAATACAAGAGTATAAGCAGCAATAATTCCATGGAAGCCGTAAACCATGCCTCCGATAGCCGGACCAAGAACCGCTGCCATCTGCCAGTTGGCACTGTTCCAGGTAGCAGCATTGGCGTAAAGGTTCCTTGGCACAAGCTGTCCCATCAGAGCAACCTGGGCCGGGGCTAATATTCCGCGTGATAATCCAGTTAAAAATATTGTTATGAATACGGGCAGAATCCCGAAACGTTCTGTGAAATAGGCTGTGTTTGTGCTGTATATCAATAGTATGGCTGATCCGAGAATAAGAAGAAGGGTTGTGTAATTAACTATTTTGCGCCGGTTCCATAAATCAATGTAATGCCCGGCAAAGAGAGAAATGCTTACCTGTGGAATAACCTCCACAAGACCAATAAATCCAAGCCATAATACATTATGTGTCAGATCATATATCTGCCATCCCACGATAACTGACTGCATAAGAGTGGCCATTGTCATTAGGATCCGGAAAAACAGATAGAATCTGAAATTCCTGATGTGCATCACGGCAAATGCGTCACCGGCAAACCACTTTTTCATGTCAGATTATTTATGGTGGCAAAAGTAACTATTTGAATGAGAACTGAAT from Bacteroidales bacterium harbors:
- a CDS encoding semialdehyde dehydrogenase, with amino-acid sequence MKAIIIGATGLVGNQILNELLRDNDFSEVRIFVRKTTGISSPKLKEIVSPMKDIDSLGPEVQGDILFNAIGTTIKQAGSKEEQQRIDRDLPISFARLASGNGVKLMVNVSSVGASLKGNFYLKTKAEMEVGTEKYFPDSVFHFRPSLLVGDRKEFRLAEKIASGVMKVIDLVLIGSSKKYRSMPTDKLAKAMIMLSKNPAGKTKVLYYQEIMQCL
- a CDS encoding TonB family protein is translated as MNNLLLYFLKVSAGTTMLYLCYLLFFSKDTFYLRNRILLIMMLILPAFFPVIKIPVSVNIPTVSETVIPSDSFFLSDSGLGTTLSASVNSFDYNRLFTLIYFTIAGVLFIRIIISLISTYKIIRGARIENNQFPKIVISDNHVPPFSFFPYAVIPSEDYKTGNYKDLLDHEFAHIRQGHTFDLLLCEFFIAFQWFNPFIWLIRRSIVLNHEYLADKVTLINMKGVKEYQYRLLNFQSGFKNISLAHSFNSLIKSRIIMINKNPTRKYAMMKTFIILPIMAFLVYAFATPEYKSVETEMEPLIIYQSAGIIQKEVKGIVLKDDGSPLPGVYIMNTGTEGNAFIATTGNDGRFSIMKVPADASLIFTCRGYKSRTLKPDFNIEMSVKMEKDSETRIAMEEVKSAPAFSQGPERPVVIDGKISDKNITDAIKDLGYNMGISKMISGKEATDKYGEKGANGVYEIISRVKALEMGLKPPFPRLSPDDYPTFQNQHANTFSEWVTAHAIYPEEAKEKKIEGWVSVSFRIELDGTVSNVFPNAGIVDPILMNEIIRVVQSSPKWDSPKNKNVDEPYSKGLQLHFKLPDQILNESPFIVAEQMPKYPGGDAELLNFIKNNTKYPETAKAERIEGRAIIRFIVNPEGNVEGLSILKGAHPLLDAEAVRVVSTIRGFKPGMQGGKPVYVWYMVPVNFSLDNVLVGSNQSSSEKLFLNTSEVEILKFLGMNTGYPQEAKSASDTGRVYVVVKLKKGGIDKECKAFTEKTGIKAPFLPEVVIVGYKSSSPGPNEIRPGFSPVKSTGNGLIALQQESVRVANMLSVNEIPDWLDKDMEFVITLIYTLK
- a CDS encoding BlaI/MecI/CopY family transcriptional regulator, whose protein sequence is MKRLTRKEEEAMKILWKAKKGFIKELIELHPDPRPLYTTFSTVIRGLEEKGYVDHKAYGKNHEYFPLVKKEEYRKKFMKDVVTDYFGSSYKNVVSFLVDEKKLSADDLKKLIQIIVKGKKDE
- a CDS encoding SpoIIE family protein phosphatase produces the protein MDTTNGHGPFTHSKIFLRNTWKNISNLGLDSRDNQPQTRAYVLSNQINFILASTMTILGLVLLTRLKLEDRPVTLGHMRIWYTLILSIINLLLARFKQNQLSKISLIFLAPMIFIIIPIISGYVEEEGYLYNAYVMIAASIIPQLVINSEKEKYFYWSSMSFYFLMVFSIDFLALNFGKVDLPITKHIREYFFIDKLAHVMVFFFMNVSIYHLRKVNFRYEDRLYIKNQILNDQNHKLQENSRKILQQKEIIEQHSTAINDSINYAAMIQQAVLQPPDFMKEWGMSNFILYKPKAVVSGDFYWGMSKKDTVIIVAADCTGHGVPGAFMSMLGLTFLDDIFSTYEFKKASEVLDKLRELVIHKLRQRGNTYEMRDGMDISLCIINRKAGTLEFAGANNPLYLIRDGNLIKIPADKMPIGIYSSVQNLFTNNNSDLKKGDRIYMFSDGYADQFGGKGGKKLMYRQFQELLLQHHKKPMDEQKIILNNYFEEWRGDHVQVDDVLLIGILI
- a CDS encoding energy transducer TonB yields the protein MERDLKRIPAFDEIVFEIRNKNYGAYLLRKNYNRNVLISLFVGCVIIATAVIVPYLNAKALEDRTRRAERVVEIRIENLDQPNEVVAPPPTPPPPVETVQQVKYVPPVVVDTVKPEDNVQLMTADEAQIEVKNEEVIEIQTEVKEEVAEAEPEPAPFTVVEEMPEPPGGNSGLLKYIADNTRYPAVPQENNIQGTVIVKFCVTSKGGIDQVSILRPVDPDLDAEAIRVVKTLPTFRPGKQGGVPVPVWFTVPIKFQIKTTP
- a CDS encoding MFS transporter — encoded protein: MKKWFAGDAFAVMHIRNFRFYLFFRILMTMATLMQSVIVGWQIYDLTHNVLWLGFIGLVEVIPQVSISLFAGHYIDLWNRRKIVNYTTLLLILGSAILLIYSTNTAYFTERFGILPVFITIFLTGLSRGILAPAQVALMGQLVPRNLYANAATWNSANWQMAAVLGPAIGGMVYGFHGIIAAYTLVLSLYTLAFFMIMFVKTGIHQVVGTAEGVFTRIRSGIDFVFKTPELLGAFTLDMFAVLFGGAVALLPVFASDVLFVGPQGLGLLRACPSIGATIMAFVLMFRPPMKHSGKMLFIAVTGFGLSMIGFALSKSFILSGILLVLSGAFDSVSVVIRGTILQLFTPDEMRGRVASVNSIFIGSSNELGAFESGVTAKIMGLVPSVVFGGIMTLAVVVTTAKINRPLRRLSLQKKM
- a CDS encoding TonB-dependent receptor plug domain-containing protein, translating into MSSKILFLFLFALIINNLVIGQEKSQKITITGVVSDINQHPVSGAVMMIDGVKTNRITDNKGKYKIKATVAAKKIGILTNSPAKIEELIAGRAVINFTLDTSVVKQIPGQKDKSGEEEVNIGYGTEKRKNLTTPVSKIDARRERYASYNSIYDLFRGEIPGVVVDGKSIRIRAAASQLASNEPLFVVDGVPVNSIDDLAPQIIRSIEILKGSAASIYGSRGSNGVILISTADPKKGK
- a CDS encoding antibiotic biosynthesis monooxygenase; the encoded protein is MKNLLFGLAGLLMLVSCNGGVKKDAANNDCAYNKDSMIVVMRFERKVKPENVALLKQSFDACKAEVLAKEPGCLDYSLFQSYTDSTLFCLTEAWANKGAHNAHMQLEHTKKHIAEIQGINDPAFKSTTSYTYWVCPGANEKK
- a CDS encoding tetratricopeptide repeat protein gives rise to the protein MKKGLIFLMFLTFSLSALSQKGKVTSAISYTDQGMLDKAKEAIDQSLQNESTRNWPNTYFAKGKLCQAVFDSENPDFKSLYSDPLEEAYISYEKAVELDPKGTMKKKIITNLIYNSLAVNLYNQGSARFENKEFEGALKSFETQIKITESDKYAGTVDTGMYYNAGLAAVNSKKYSEAIKYYEKCTEMKYLGVRPYFEIQACYMELGDTLKAESILKNLTTKFPDDKDIYLQLIDLYIKSNKNEEALKYIKVAKENDQKNFSLYLASGIIYLNQNKYDEAIADLSRSIDIKSDYYDTQYALGIAYINKAAEMNTKANDILDIKKYNEAVEELNTVYARALPFMEKANELKPDDIETMSRLQELYYRLKAKDPALGQKYTDIKSKIDSARK